The Scyliorhinus canicula chromosome 28, sScyCan1.1, whole genome shotgun sequence genome segment TTTATGAACCCAGTTGTCCAGCTCTGCAAAATGTAGCAAGTGATAATCGATGGTACCTGGTACATGAAAGGCTTTAAAGTGTTCTGAAATATaattccactttttaaaaataaatttagagtacccaattcattttttttccaattaaggggaaatttagcatggccaatccacctaccctgcgtatctttgggttgtgggggtgagaccctcgcaagcacgaggtgaatgtgcaaactccatacggatagtgacccagagccgggatcgaacctgggacctcggcaccatgaggcagcagtgctatccactgcgccaccgtgctgccccacaattccACTCTTAGCCAAGGGAGGCAGATGTTCTATGCACTCCAATCTGTCTTTCCTCCGCAGAGAAGCATCTGCCCTTCTGTTGTAACTGGTGGTGGCAGTAGTGGGAAAGAGTCATTATAAATTGCATTTGCATCACTAAAACAGGACCATTCAGCCTATCTGGTCTTCAATCGGTGTTTGTGCTCCAGACTCATTTTTCCATAAATGCATCTGTGCTATTTGTTTCGACTATTAGAGGTCTGCAAGGATCCCACCAGGCGGACCACAGGCTGGCTCAAGTCACGAGTGCGCAATATGACCACAGCCATACGAGCAAAAGTGGTGCCACgcaaccagactagctctcgcTACTCTTGATTttgtttaattttgatgcaatgtagataattttaaaatttcaagtTAATCTCTTCACGTGTCACATTTTGTagtatgaaaaggtttctggcaCAAATTGAAAGTTATTGCAATTGGTGCAAAAGCCACAAAATATTTATAGTTTCCATTAATTCTGACCAAACTTTGCGGCAAGTGAAAGTTGGACTGACAGGTGGTCCATGGTACCTTTTGCACAGTTATGTGGTCTTCAGTTCTAGCCCCAGTCGACTGTCTTTCCTGGTGGTTGTAACCTCTCCACTCTAGTATTTTCTTCTGGAATCCATTTTTGTGTCTTACACAGATCTGGTCTCCATCTTATTATGTTAGTCCAAGTGGAGTCCAACCAAGTTTCTATGCCtaacttctctgcttttcaattaaATCCACGAGAAATGGAACCTCAGTTCTTGTTATGTTTAGTGGCTTTATTAAACTTGTGTTTATGTACATGTGCTACAGATGGCTTTTGCAGCACCTCCACCCATTTAGTCTTATTATACAAGCAGAATGTGGTAttcttcttcctaccaaaatacacTACCTAGTATTTGCCGAACTAAAATTGATTTGTCAATTAAACAACAATCTGCAcaatttcttttataaatttaaagtgcccaccTACcctgcgtgaaacccacgcagacacggggagaattgtgcaaactccacagtgggccgggattgaacccgggtcctcggtgtcatgaggcagcagtgctaatcactgcgccactgtactgccctcaATTCTGCACACTTAATGTTGCTTGAATGCACTAAAGTTGGTTAAGCACAACCGTCCCTTTTTGAAGTCTCTGCTGACTATTCAATTTTGTATTACATCTTggaacaaagatttctgttactgtcaagctaactggtctgtagttcccgaACTTGCTCaatctccatttttaaaaaaatgtaggaATGACATTTGGTTGTCCACTGGTCGGTCCTCTGGCACTTCTTTCTGATGAATTTTTATGTTTATACAGTAATACCTCAACAAATATGCACAAACTTAAGTTATCTTAAGTAATAATTCAGTGTGGTCATTCTGCTGTCATCTGTGACAGTTAATAAGTGGATGAAGATTTCTGTATAATTGAGAAATCGGTTGCTTCAAATTTAAATGACCAGGATCTGATATCTTGTCTGATATCAGATATGTCTTTCATGTACCCTGTAAGCCTTTAGTGATCTGACTCTCAAGTTAAAGACAAATCCATTTCTATTGCACGTATTTATTTGTTAGTTTGTCTTGTTTGACTTTGTTTAAGATCTGGTTTTTGTGCTATTGCCTCAGTAGACATTCTAAATCAGAGCACCCAAGTTCTGTTCATACTAGTCAATCCCTTGTTTATGGAGGTACAATGATGTGCATCTGTGTAGCCCTTGAAGGTGTTCATACTGTGACTGTGAATGCAATTTCTAATGAAATTTGTGGTTGAAGTGAAGAACAGCAGACAAGTGTGCGCTCAGAACTCAGCTATTTAATTACTGTGATGGTAGCACATGCAAATGAAACCAGTTCAGTGCAGTATTtaaatctttttctcttcctcGTCGCCcctattttttcttttttcagCCTGAAGCGTTATTCATACAAATCCTGGAAAGATTCTGGTGCTTTATTTCTATGCTTCTCCTGAGCCTAATGCTGACAATTGTATAGCATAGTAACATTTAGTGATGTTAGATGAATGTGCTTTGCTGCATTCTGCTGTTGGTTTGTTTTCACTGTGCAAGAAAATGCGTGCATGGGCAAATCCACAGTGCAAGATTTGTAATTTATGAATTTCACATGTTTAACATGCTATCTCGATATATTGCTTCTATTAATGCTCTGCGCTGCATTTTCTGATTTGAGTTATGAATTAATGTAGATTCTGTTAATCTAGCTGTTACAAAACGTGAGCACTCCTCTCTTGGGAGCAGCCAGAGAGATGCTATGCAGAAATTGGTGCGCAATATCCTCTGCAATCTGGTTGTTCCCTTCTTTTCTCCACAAATAAAAACTTGACTCCATTTTGTGTTGCTGCCTCCATTTGTTCCTTTTTTTTATGAACCATTCATTTCCCCATCCTTTTTGATATTGACATCTTGTCCAggtacatagaacagcacagaacaggcccatcggccctcgatgttgtgctgagcaatgatcaccctactcaaacccacgtatccaccctatacccgtaacccaacaacccccccccccccctaaccttactttttaggacactacgggcaatttagcatggccaatccacctaacccgcacatctttggactgtgggaagaaaccggagcacccggaggaaacccacgcacagacggggaggatgtgcagactccgcacagacagtgacccagccgggaatcgaacctgggaccctggagctgtgaagcatttatgctaaccaccatgctaccgtgctgccccatttgaaTGTCTAGGGGGCCATTGTACAAGTGAGCTTTAACAGTTCAGTGTCAGATCATTGGATGGCTATAATGTGTTTAGTTTAATGCTGATTTTTGTGGTCGTAAGTGTTTTTGTATATTGTCACTGGTTAGTGATCAAGTGCAGAGATTCTGCAAGGTGTTCATGGCCTTCTGACTATATGCAGGCCAAAAATAAgattttaaaatggaaattgaCTCCCATGACATAGTAGCTGTAAGTATTATTTGAATTGTTTTTGAGGGCAATTGTTTATTTCTAAGGAAAGCCAAGGATTAGTGTTTGAACACTGAACCAGCATTGGGGAGTGGGAGAATTCTATTTAATCTCCCTGGGTTCAATATACTTACCAGCTAAATAACACCACTGTACTCTACCAGAGCCTGAGAAATTGTCAGATTAGCAAATACAGAAAATATTAACTGCCAAACCACCTCAATTGTGGGATCAAGATGTGCCAAGCATTGATGCAAGAAAAACAGAAGATAGTTGACTAGCAGAGAGCCCTGACCACGCCAGAGCTTCCCTCCTTCaggagggaatagtgtagagttcTATGGAAATGAAATAGAAAATTTTCATAATTTACATTTTATTTCGTCATTGGTGTTCCACATCATGCATCCCCTATTAACTTTATTTACCAGTAATGTAATTCCAAAATTGCAGTGATGTGGGCTGCTTCAGTTTGTGTTGCCGTTATCTTTTACCTTTCTGACCTACATTGCCCTGTATATAACAGctattttcttttgcttttatgcaatCCTGCATTTGATTCTGCAGGATTTTAGTACATCATCTCAGGCATAGGGCCTAGgtgctgtatacaagcaaaagagAATTCACACAATGTGCTGAAATGATGCGGTTAATATCTGTAGGATATTTGCACTGGGTTGTGAAGCTGCATTTGAATCTCTAGTTCTGATTACTTAGCTCAGAGGGTCCCAAACGTTTTAATGCATGTACCCATCCCCCGGCGAGATTCAGATCCTATTCAATGTGCTCCCTTCAGATGCATAAATAGAGTCATTAAAtcctatttattttaaaagttgtgGGGAAATTGAGCAGTTCCAAATGCTCGCCCTGCCCTTAACATGTAAAGATTGTGTGCCTCATAGCCGCTTCAAGATCTTTGCTTTTCATGTAGCACTTGGAATATGCCACAAAAATGTCTTGGTTATGCGATGTTGCATCAATTAAATTAGAGTGCATTATGGAGTGATCGCAGCATAGCAGAGATGTTTTAATCCTTGCTGATGTCTGGAATCTGACCGATCTCCTGAGCTGCAACAACTCTAGCAGTTGGTCCAAAGTCTGTTTCTAGAAATTAGCAACAAATTGCAAATCCCTGCTATGCTGAGATTGCTTCATAAATAAACTCCTTGGCTATGAGGCCATGTTGGCGGCTCTTGTTCATTTGTGCTCTCCATCTACTGGCCCAAAGTTTGGGAACCTCCAACCTAATACTATTGCTTTTCAACAGCAACAGAATCTAGAGACTGAATTGCACTAAGTCACTATTGGAATGTTTTGCATGCGGCTTTGAGAACTTGTGGCCTTTTTTCACACAAACTTTGTGATTGTTTTCACTCCCATAATGCTTTTAGGCAGCCAGCTTCTGCAAAGTGGTATGACCGAAGAGACTACGTCTTTGTTGAATTTTGTGTAGAAGACAGTAAGGATGTTGAAATAAATTTTGAAAAAGCGAAGTTTACATTCAGGTACGTAGTAGATATTCAATCCCATTTATATCAATGTCTGTCATAAGCTTAGGGACAGATTTATTTCGCATCTTAAATGCATTTGAAAAGAATCTGGGCTCTAGTCTAGTAATAGCATTTCTCATTAGCACTGTTCACAAGTTTGAATTTTACAGTTGTAGTATTTTAATCCGGTAATTAAAAGTGCCAACCTCGGCAAATCTGTTGTATTTGAGTCTTGGTCACAAAAACTTGTCACTGTAACCTTGCACTGGGCTTTGTGTTTACCTGCAGAACTTCACAGAATTTTGAAGATTTTCTATTTTAGAACATTAACTGTGAAGACTTGTGGCCAGCAAAAAGACTTAATTCACCTTTCCGTCGTGAAAAAATGCCTTGGCATTTGCGCAAGAGACTTATTCAGTCAGCACTAATGTATTTTGCGTGTTTCCTTTTCTCTCCTGTCTCCCTCCTATTTTCCTTTGTCTTCCCATTGCTACATACTGTTGCGGCTAAGTGCTATTCTTGTACTGGCTGCCAAGGGGTATGCGGTTAATCCAGGAAACTTGACCCTTAAATCTTGTCTCCTTTTGTGGATGCGCCTGACCGTCACTTGGTATAGCCTGAGACTAGCAAATCACAATGTAGGTTTGGGTTCTGCATCCTGCTGCTCTAAGCGCAAAATTGGACCATCAAAATGCTGCAACATCAGGATATGTCCTGAAAGCAAAATTCCTTAAATTCTTCAGAAAAGGCTGAAATGTTGCAAACTGGGATCATTGTAATTTAGAAACTTGGCATGGTATATGAGGCTGCCACAAGAACCATGCAGGCAAGGGAAAAGTATGCCCACCGTGTGGTTTTCATCAAATGTTGCCGGTGATGAGTTTGAGGATGACTTGAGCTGAACACCACAGCTTGGTAACCTTTTATTAATTGCTCTGGATGGAAATTCTTGCGTTTTAAATTTATTCTTGAAATGTGTGTAGATGCATGCAATTTTAGAATGCCACAACATGAAAGTGTGTGAAGCAGTCAATTTGGTTTGTGCTTCCAATATACAGTCCTCTGCTACCTTGAGTGGCGTTGATCAGGCTTCCAGACCTTTCTGCTAATGCTGCTGAGTTGGTTTCCTCAGACGTGTGCAGCCTATTCACTCATTTTTGATCCTTCGTTAGCAACCAAATAATCAGAGATCAGGCAATATCCTCCTTAAGGAGGGAGCTGATAGCATCCAAATAAAAGTGAATTACAAAATTATCAGACATACTGGTGTTACCACAGTCAGAATAATTTGGGCCTTTGAACATGCAATTCTGTTAACCATAAGACTTGGGGAAGTTTACCATTGAACCATATGCTAATTAAACTGTTTCTTGGCAAAATAGTTTATCCATGGTTACTCTACCCCTTATTTTTCTGTTCTCTTCTGCCTATTTTCTCCCACCttctctctctgtttcctcttccttccccccccccccccccccccccccaatgctgttGCAAATAATTACTGTATTGGGTGAACAGGGTGAGCCTGCACTGCTGTTCTGAAAATATGGTCATCGGTGGCGCAGGGGTCATCACtgatgcctcatggtgccgaggacccgggttcgatcctggccccgggtcgttttccatgtggagtttgcacattctccccgtgtctgcatgggtctcaccccccacaacccaaagatgtgcagggtaggtgggttggccgtgctaaattgcccctttatttggGGGGGAAATAGAAAATATGGTCAGAAATCTGTGTTTGTCCTACCTTCAGCCTGCAATTCACTGCAGTGCAAGTTAGGCAAGTGGCAGCGCATGTTTTATGCAGTCAGTGAGCTCCCGAAGATGGGATGTCAGATCAGTAAGTATAAGAGGGCATATTTTAAAATGGCAACGTATACTTGGAGCTGCATATGACTGAAGCAAGATCTTTGCGCAAAAGCTCGCAAATTTTTCCCAATCCTGCATGTTGAAGCCAATTGCAACTGCTATCCTGGCTGTCAGCAGCTAACAGCACATAATGGAAATCAAAACCAGGATTTTGTATATTCGTACATTTTGTTATAAATTGAGCTGAGGTGAGTTGCACAGATTTTGACACTGATATTGTTGACTGCATGCTCTAGTATAATTTTGAGACCAAAATGAGGAAGGGGATTTGCTCAAAATTTGACACTCTCGATCCTCCCCCTTTTAGAATTTAAGGTTAAAATATTCAATTTCTGTAGGTTTCCTTTAATAGTGTCTGCCATTTGGATAGTTTTTCCCTTCTGCGCTCTCATAATTTGCAAAAGCCGAGATTTTCTCCATGCATTATTTCTTGAGGGCTATAAGGTTCTCTCCAAGGCTCCTAACCTAGGGTTGGTGCTGCTGactcatttgttttatttttgctgGGCATTTAATGCAACAAGTTTATTTTGGTATTGCTTTTGGCTACGCGAGACCTGTTTGAGAAACCAGCAGCATTTCTATGACGGAAGTTCCTTAAGAGCCAGTGAGATTTTTTTTGGCTTATCCAATAATAACCGTAACCTATGTGTGGTAATGGAATTACTTCTGCATGTTTATAGATTAAACCAAAAGGCAATGGGGAGTGGCAGAAATGAACGTCCTTGAAATTTATTTCCACCCTTGTCTTTAAagtcaaaattatttttctgGTCTTGTTCAATTCTTTTGAAGATGAAGGTTGGCTCAGTTGGTAAGTGGACTGCTCAGTGTGGTATTGAAGCATGCTGCCTTTGAAGGCCTTTGAGGTTCAATCCCTGATCGGCGCTGAGCTGGCTCATTTCCACCTGGAGCACTGCGAATGCCACAGTTGACCATGTCCTTGGGCTAGAATGGGGAAAACCACCCAGGCTTCATTGTAGTGACTGCCCAATGACCACTCTTGACCAGTCCAATATTTGGGTAGGAGGATTGGGCTCAGCTGTTCTCACTTCTGTTCCCTGAATAAGATTCGAGCCAAAAAGTAAAAGCAGGTGCTTAAATAGACACGCTGAAGACTGTCGACAGATTCTGCCATCTGGTATGGTATTAGCTTTTTCGCAGCACAAAGATATTGCTGCTGGGTGTGGAGAATGGAAGTGGGAAATGTATATACATCAAACTCGTTTGGATAGGTTAAAGGGTGGGGCTGCTATAAGGAGGTGGCGACCAAATGCATAATGAGAGAATGCAGAAGGTAGGTTGAATAGAGGACTCGTGCAGAGTGGAGCAGGCTGAATTAACAATGAGTTGACTTGGGGGTGAAAGAGTAGAAAgagagatttatttatttattttgctggAACCTACAGCACATCCATTCCATCATATCAGTACCTATTGCTCATAAGAAAATGTGTGCTATAGTGAAGGTCTGATCAGCATCAATATTAAGTATATATGCCTATTATAAAGATGGAGTGCTATCCTTCCATCTTGTGTGTAACTTCATTAACCGTGTAAAAGGACAGCGACATGTTATTGGCAGTGGGGCAGCGAATAGAATTGGCCAGCAAGTGTTTGGGGTTGCACTTGGCAGATAGAATAGAGTTCTTGTGCACCTAGTCCTTCAGTTCTGATTTAACGGTTTATACCTGGAAGATGTGTCTAACTGCAATGCAATGGTTTTTCTTTTAGCTATATGTCCACAGATGTTTATGGCCACACctgtttgcctttacatttgcTTCATATTCTGATGTATAGACTTTCACAGAACTGTTTGGGATATGAGCCATAATGTGGAACTAAAATATTAATTTGAACAAACATTAACTCGATTCATAGCATTTTGGCTCTAATGTTTTGAGAACAGGatattaatatttttttttgtaCGGCTTATCTCTTTTCCATGTAGCTGTCTTGGAGGAGCTGAGAATGTAAAACACTTTAATGAAGTTGACCTTTATAATGCAATTGACCCAAGTGTAAGTATTGGTGATCTTGTGAATATTTCTTTGTTTTTCTATCCCAGTGCCAGTTCTTAGCCTATAGAGCATGCTAATGACCCATTCCCAAACTCTGCCAGGGCAGTTGTTCAGTTTGCCACTAAGGCAACAGTGGTTTACTTTTTCTTTGTAaatgttggattttttttttaagttgtagTATTTGGGGAGGTCAATGTTTTGATTTAAAATGTGCGTAGTTGGGGCTGAGTTTTTACAAGTAGCTTGATTCCCCCCGCCCTTGAAGGGATAAACCTCTTGTGGTTAGACGATCTGCTCCTGGGCCTCTGACCATGTTACTCCTGAGCTGTTAGGGTGTGCACGGAGGTTGTTGACTTGATAATTTACCTCCCATTGTGGTCATGGAGAAGTATCGCCCTATAGCAGTGCAACTAGAGTACAACCTGGTATTTATTTTTAACTGACCTTAAATTTGCTGGGATAGAAATTCTTGTTGTAAATTTGTATAATTTTACAGACCTGTTTAATTCTGATGTATGTTCTCCATATATTCTGTAGGATTCCAAACACAAGCGGACAGACAGATCTGTCTTGTGCTATTTACGAAAAGGAGAGTCTGGTCAAGCATGGCCACGGTTAACTAAAGAAAAAGCAACGGTAACTGAGATCATTGCAGTATTTTAAGTTTAAAACCAAAGTGCTAGAAAAGCTCAGGTCTGGCTGGATCTGTGGAAAGAGgaacagttaatgttttgagttgaaTATTTTTTTTACACTCCGCAGATGATGCCTGAcccgagtatttccagcactttgtagATGCTGGCAATCTACATTAAAAACAATATTTTGCATTTATCATTGCTATATTTGTTTCTTTAATATCCCATATCACTTGCATTCAATACTGATTGACCACTTTTGTACAGTTGAACTGGCTCAAAGTGGATTTCAATAACTGGAGCGATTGGGATGATGATCCAGAAGAAGAAGATCTTTCCAGCTTTGAAAAGTTCTCGCAGGTAGGAATATCTGTTTGGAATTAGAAGCAAATTATTACTCCACTTGAGTATAACATACATGACCTCTGAAAGGATAGTTGAGACATTTAGCAAGTGTTGAGCATCAGTATATCTTGGCATTTGAAAAATGGGTGGCCCTTACCTGAAGGAATAAACttgaaaatcctggaacatgTTGAACAACTGGTGTCAATGGCGAACTGTTTTTCCCTTTGGAAAATGATTTGTATTGGAGTCCGGTTCTGTGGTGAAGTGCAACTGTTCATGTGCAGGCACAGATGGTGTCAGGAGGCTATTGGACTGTGGAGGGTACGGCAGGCGACTGACTTAGTTTGTTGCCACTCAACCCCATAggtacattttttttctctcatgaGATCGCAGGAGAATCCTTGCTCGTTGTAATCTGCCACTTTTCCTCATTCCCCAAGAATTGAAAGCTCAGCCGTGATCAGTTTAGCACTGGTTAGGGATTgaactggaaccattctggtttGTAACTGCACCAACCCAATGTGTGTCTCATCCCTTTTTAACGTGCCATCACCAGTGTATTGCAATAGaattaaataacctttattgaatTAGACttgatgctttaaaaaaaaaaccttcttttAGATGATGAACAATATGGGAGGAGATGATGATGGTGACATCCCAGACGTAGATGGAATGGATGATGTAAGTATGAAGATACTAGCTTGTTGAATTGTGTATTTTTCAGAGTATTCAATTCTGTTAAGTAGAAATGTAATTGTAGAACAGTAAAAGTTGATTGAAATAGGGCATGGACAGCTGGGATATGATTTTGGCAGTTCTATTGTGAGCACTTTTGTTTTTGTGCCAGCCTCAATCTTAGAATTGAGAGAATTGGATTTGTGTTGCCTAATTATTGGGTTTGGCAGAGGGCTTAGTCTCAAGAGTGGCTATTTCTGATTGTACAGACATGGTCATGTACCATGGTCATTCTCATGTGGTGTCTagctctggcctcttgtgcaaccCCTTCCCTTTAACCCACCATTGGTGGCAGTGGCCTTTGCATCCAGGcttcaagctctggaattcccttcctaaactcCCCTGCCTCCAAATCTTTCTACTCTTTAAAACCCAGCCTTTTTGGTTATTTCTTCTAATATCTGCTCTAGCTTGTGTCcatttctcccccccacctcccttgcaTCTCTATGAAGTATTGTGGGTTTTCTCTGtcaaaggtgctgcataaatgcaagaTTCTTTTTAGTGTTAGCAAACTTGTACAATTGTAGGTATTTGTTGACAGTTGAGCCCTATTGCAATAAACTCACAATACATTTTCTAGTGATCTGTTGCTTTTTATCCCTGTCTAAACAAGCTGTCGGCTTATAAAAGAAAAAACTTGCGTTCAAATTGAAAATATAACATTGGGATGCAGATCAACATTCCCCAAAAATCTATTATGATCTATTGTGCTGAAGATTTGTATGATCCATTAGGTCAGGAAAGTGCAAGAACAGCTGCAATACGCAACTACAATAATAGTCATAGTTAGAGGGTTCGAACAACACCAGATGCATAGCCAGGGAAAGGGGAAATGtgtgcaatatatatatatattttttttaaaacagcacaTAGaaatcccacagtgcagaaggaaggccCTTTGACCATTttgagactgcactgaccctctgaaagagcaccactcTCTTAGCCTAtccccacttagcctgcacatctttgcacactatcctggccaatccacctaacctgcacagcattggcctgtgggaggaagccggagcacccggaagatacccacgcagacacggagagaaagtgcaaactccacacagtcacacaaggctggaattgaacgtgggtcccTAAAATATATTGACCTAGGTCTGTTCCAATGACTTGAGGGCAAGGGATGGAAACCACTCCTACAACCAATGGATTCTTTTAATTTTGCATTTCTAACTTCGCATGTTGCATTGTGACAATATGGCGACTCATGGAAAGAAGTGTTTAGTGTAACCAACAAATGTGATGAATACTAGGACTTCTCCCTCTCGACTAAGTACATTTTCAATTTGGACTGTGTAGTTGTGGAATGTCCAGATATTCTATAATATGGTGGTGTAATTGGGAAAACTGTTTTGCCCCTGTGGTTCCTTTTGTCATAATGCCTGAAAATATGCTGGTGTTAAGAGTTGTGCTACTTGCTAATCTGAAACGGTGAATTAGTGTGGCTGTGCCAATATATTTATTAATTGGCTTTAATAATTTATTCTTTAGGATGGATCGCAGGACAGTGATGATGAGAGTAAGTAGAATTTTGGCTTTTTAAAAAGATGACCAAATTTAAGTTTTTGCGTGTGACTCAATGTTTTGTATCTCTTTTTCAGAAATGCCAGATCTAGAGTAAATGAATTGGGAGAAAAAGGCTTCAGGGAATTGGAAGAAAAGCATTCATTAAACTGTTAATTTTTAACAAAACAATTATAAGTTGATAGCTGTTGAGGGCAGTGGTGCATCTTTCAATCCACTTTCAACCTGTTCAAAGGCTTTTCTAGGGGTCGATGCATACCAGAGTATTGGATGAAATTGCTTACAGTACTATATAAAAACCTGCCATTATGTACAGATTCCAGATTCCAATTTGCCAGGACTTTGCAAAACaaataattttaaattatttatagTGATCTGAGTTTGTATTGACTAGAACTAAACCTCGTAGTCGGATGTTCCCGCACAAtctacttttttccaattaaggggcaatttagcatggccaatccacctaccctgcacatcttttgggttgtgcgggtgagacccacacagacacatggggGGAGAAGTTCCCATACAATCTACTACTGAATATCTTCAGTATCAATAAAGCCACCATAGCTAATTCTGCAGCAGTTAGGATGCTGAGGTTTTAATAAGTTTTCAAAGTGGCTTCATCCCTAATAATTGGTTAAATCTCTGTTAATGGTATCGGTTGACCCTTGAGCTTCTACATCTGTTAGTATGAAGAGTGATAAAGCTGTACATTGTCGCTTGTGGATCTTAAGTGGCTGTACATTTAGATGACCAAGTGTATTTGCACTGTCTTGAGTATGAATGCAAGTTTGAAGAAAATGTTAATACACTATCTTT includes the following:
- the LOC119958127 gene encoding prostaglandin E synthase 3-like, whose translation is MQPASAKWYDRRDYVFVEFCVEDSKDVEINFEKAKFTFSCLGGAENVKHFNEVDLYNAIDPSDSKHKRTDRSVLCYLRKGESGQAWPRLTKEKATLNWLKVDFNNWSDWDDDPEEEDLSSFEKFSQMMNNMGGDDDGDIPDVDGMDDDGSQDSDDEKMPDLE